One window of Nitrospira sp. genomic DNA carries:
- the mnmE gene encoding tRNA uridine-5-carboxymethylaminomethyl(34) synthesis GTPase MnmE, whose amino-acid sequence MPSVGTPEDTICAIATPAGEGGIGIVRISGLHAVDIVSQVVRLRSKRSLLSVTSHKLHLADILLRPVSSIDSQSVSKTGPLTEQVVDEGLVVYMKAPRSFTAEDVVEIHCHGSGLVLQRVCEACVAAGARLAQAGEFTKRAFLKGRLDLSQAEAVLDTIRAKSELGLRLAQRQLRGELAQQVHRLRTGLVGLLAHLEAGIDFTEEDIAFVGRDEMTASLQETLVHVRRMLATAESGRVLRDGVRVVITGEPNVGKSSLLNSLLREDRAIVTDIPGTTRDTIEESVVWDGLRVTLIDTAGLRDTTDLVELAGIRRSKEAQDQADVILHVLDASQLAKMELGNVCSPSLGRERLFIVNKIDLIDGASVQSLSDALRARTGCKVLPISVRTGEGLEALKIAIRAHFVKPSFEANDGVVITHVRHRVALEQAETSLQESLVSIERGFEPEFVAVDLRGAADALGEIVGAITSDEVLDRIFSEFCIGK is encoded by the coding sequence CTCCTGCCGGTGAGGGAGGTATTGGTATCGTTCGGATAAGCGGGCTGCATGCCGTCGACATAGTGAGCCAGGTTGTTCGGCTACGCTCCAAGAGATCGCTTCTATCGGTCACTTCTCACAAACTGCACCTCGCCGATATTCTCTTACGGCCTGTTTCTTCAATCGACAGCCAATCAGTTTCCAAGACTGGGCCGTTGACCGAGCAGGTAGTCGACGAAGGCCTGGTGGTCTATATGAAGGCACCTCGGTCTTTTACCGCGGAGGACGTGGTTGAGATTCATTGCCATGGAAGTGGATTGGTTCTGCAACGAGTCTGTGAGGCCTGCGTGGCTGCCGGAGCTCGTCTTGCACAGGCAGGAGAGTTTACCAAACGGGCCTTCTTGAAGGGCCGCCTAGATTTGTCTCAAGCTGAGGCAGTGCTGGACACCATTAGAGCCAAGTCCGAACTCGGCCTCAGATTGGCACAGCGCCAGCTTCGCGGCGAGCTCGCGCAGCAAGTCCACCGACTGCGCACCGGTCTTGTAGGCCTGCTGGCTCACCTAGAAGCAGGAATCGACTTTACCGAGGAGGATATTGCGTTCGTTGGACGTGATGAGATGACCGCCTCTCTCCAAGAGACCCTGGTTCACGTTCGACGAATGTTGGCGACCGCCGAGAGTGGACGCGTACTGCGCGACGGAGTCCGAGTGGTGATCACCGGGGAGCCCAATGTCGGCAAATCAAGTTTGCTGAACAGCTTGCTCCGTGAAGACCGAGCTATTGTGACCGACATTCCCGGCACGACTCGAGACACTATCGAAGAATCGGTCGTCTGGGACGGTCTGCGAGTGACCTTGATCGACACCGCTGGGTTGCGTGATACAACGGACCTTGTCGAGCTTGCAGGCATCCGTCGGTCCAAGGAAGCTCAGGATCAGGCGGATGTCATCCTGCATGTCTTGGATGCCTCTCAACTTGCCAAGATGGAGCTCGGGAATGTCTGTTCTCCTTCACTAGGTCGCGAACGTTTATTCATCGTCAATAAAATCGATTTAATCGATGGTGCATCCGTACAATCACTGTCTGATGCACTTCGTGCTCGAACAGGGTGCAAGGTTCTTCCCATCTCGGTTCGCACGGGCGAGGGATTGGAGGCGTTGAAGATCGCTATTCGAGCACATTTTGTGAAGCCGTCTTTTGAAGCCAACGATGGTGTCGTCATCACTCATGTTCGGCATCGGGTCGCGCTCGAGCAGGCCGAGACATCACTCCAAGAGTCACTGGTCTCGATCGAACGAGGCTTTGAACCCGAGTTTGTGGCGGTCGATCTCCGAGGTGCAGCTGATGCGCTGGGGGAAATTGTCGGGGCAATTACGTCTGATGAAGTGTTGGACCGCATTTTTTCCGAGTTTTGTATCGGTAAATAG